The Lebetimonas natsushimae DNA segment AATTTGAGGTACTTTTGAAAAGTCTAATCTTAACCTATTGGCTGATTTTAATTCATTTAACATTGGCTCTCCTGCGCAGATTTTAGTAGGGGTTTTAACAAATAGGAACTATATCAAAAAAAAAGAAAAAAAGCAAGAATTATTTAACTTCTACTTCTGCTCCTGCTTCTTCAAGTTGTTTTTTAATTTCTTCAGCTTCTTCTTTTGATACACCTTCTTTAATAGTTGATGGAGTATTATCTACCATTTCTTTAGCTTCTTTTAGTCCTGCACCAGTAATTTGTCTTACAACTTTAATTACATTGATTTTTTTAGCACCAGGTGCTTTTAAGATTATATCAAATTCACTTTTTTCTTCAGCAGCTTCACCACCAGCAGCACCAGCACCAGCTACAACAGTTGGTTGTGCACTAACTTCGAATTTTTCTTCAAAAAGTTTTACTAATTCATTTAATTCTTTTACAGTTAAATTTTCAATTGTTTCTAAAATTTGTTCAAATGTACAAGCCATTATCTCTCCTTTATTTTTTTATTCTTATTTTTATTGTTCAGATTTTTTTTCTATTAATTTATTTAATCCCCATGCAAATTTTGCAATAGGAG contains these protein-coding regions:
- the rplL gene encoding 50S ribosomal protein L7/L12; protein product: MACTFEQILETIENLTVKELNELVKLFEEKFEVSAQPTVVAGAGAAGGEAAEEKSEFDIILKAPGAKKINVIKVVRQITGAGLKEAKEMVDNTPSTIKEGVSKEEAEEIKKQLEEAGAEVEVK